From a single Gemmatimonadaceae bacterium genomic region:
- a CDS encoding polyprenyl synthetase family protein, giving the protein MTATVRPRSPVMAPLARIQHPVRDDLARVSEEMVRIVVTDTPLIGEVSRHLLGMKGKMFRPTLVLLASRVEDGANPRAATLGAVVELIHLATLVHDDSVDHSVLRRGMPTVNALFSHEISVIMGDFLYSRALLELVGLQDLDALGVLARASNDMTLGEMRQLALDDPLAFSEEDYNLLIRAKTASLMSAACEVGALCGATAHRAALARYGEAMGMAFQVADDLLDYTAAKETTGKPTGLDLREHKVTLPLIAALGTMGASARGEVDAFFAATEPDDDAVARIIEIVAEEGGLDYARARGDEHAAIAAEALAPVPESEATAALRSAISYVMERHS; this is encoded by the coding sequence CCGTCCGCCCGCGCTCGCCGGTGATGGCGCCACTCGCGCGGATCCAGCATCCGGTGCGGGACGACCTTGCTCGCGTCTCGGAAGAGATGGTGCGCATCGTGGTGACCGACACGCCGCTGATCGGCGAGGTGAGCCGGCACCTGCTCGGCATGAAAGGGAAGATGTTCCGGCCGACGCTGGTCCTGCTCGCGAGCCGGGTGGAAGACGGCGCCAATCCGCGCGCGGCCACGCTCGGCGCCGTGGTCGAGCTGATTCATCTCGCGACGCTCGTGCACGACGATTCCGTGGACCACTCGGTGCTGCGGCGCGGAATGCCGACCGTGAACGCGCTGTTCAGTCACGAGATTTCGGTGATCATGGGCGACTTTTTGTATTCGCGCGCACTGCTGGAGCTGGTCGGCCTACAGGATCTGGACGCGCTGGGAGTGCTCGCCAGGGCCTCGAACGACATGACGCTCGGCGAGATGCGGCAGCTGGCCCTGGACGATCCGCTCGCATTTTCCGAGGAAGACTACAATCTTCTGATTCGCGCGAAGACGGCGTCGCTGATGTCGGCGGCGTGCGAGGTCGGGGCGCTGTGCGGGGCGACCGCGCACCGCGCTGCGCTCGCGCGGTACGGCGAAGCGATGGGCATGGCGTTCCAGGTCGCGGACGATCTGCTGGACTATACCGCGGCGAAAGAGACGACCGGCAAGCCGACCGGGCTGGATCTGCGGGAGCACAAGGTCACGCTCCCGCTGATCGCGGCGCTGGGAACGATGGGCGCTTCCGCGCGAGGCGAAGTCGACGCGTTCTTCGCGGCGACGGAGCCGGATGACGATGCCGTCGCCAGGATCATCGAGATAGTGGCGGAGGAGGGTGGATTGGATTACGCCAGAGCGCGCGGAGACGAGCACGCGGCGATCGCCGCGGAAGCGCTCGCGCCCGTGCCGGAGAGCGAAGCGACCGCCGCGCTGCGGAGCGCGATCTCCTACGTGATGGAGCGGCATTCCTGA
- a CDS encoding tetratricopeptide repeat protein codes for MARLEELERKFEENPRRYFAPLANEYRKAGDAQRAAELCRSQLPEVPGHISGHIVLGQALYDAGDFDGSRAALETALALDPENIVALRYLGDIARDTGDVVEAERWYSRMLEADPYNEVATTALQALREAPAGEPAAALSTAAVAGSTETAEAAPAEPEFRPLEEPVVSSEFGGDLAVSAASETTEPAPDEPLAAESATGAETAEAEVAAEGAAVDIAAAEAELAAEVAAADIAPVGATSAEIGPAEPFDVAAHAPPEPFDVAAHAPPEPFDVAA; via the coding sequence GTGGCGAGACTCGAAGAGCTCGAACGAAAGTTCGAGGAGAATCCGCGCCGCTATTTCGCTCCGTTGGCCAACGAGTACCGCAAGGCCGGAGACGCGCAGCGGGCGGCGGAGCTTTGCCGCTCGCAGCTGCCGGAGGTGCCGGGCCACATCAGCGGCCACATCGTGCTCGGCCAGGCGCTGTACGACGCGGGCGACTTCGACGGCTCGCGCGCCGCGCTGGAGACGGCGCTGGCGCTGGATCCCGAGAACATCGTCGCCCTGCGCTATCTCGGCGACATCGCGCGCGATACCGGCGACGTAGTGGAAGCCGAGCGGTGGTATTCGCGCATGCTCGAAGCTGACCCCTACAACGAGGTCGCAACGACCGCACTGCAGGCCCTGCGCGAGGCGCCGGCGGGCGAGCCTGCAGCAGCGCTTTCCACCGCGGCCGTCGCCGGCTCTACCGAGACCGCGGAAGCTGCCCCGGCGGAGCCCGAGTTTCGACCGCTCGAAGAGCCCGTGGTGTCCAGCGAGTTCGGCGGTGATCTGGCGGTTTCCGCCGCGTCCGAGACCACGGAACCCGCACCGGACGAGCCGCTTGCAGCCGAGTCCGCGACTGGTGCCGAGACTGCCGAAGCAGAGGTGGCCGCCGAAGGGGCGGCAGTCGACATCGCGGCCGCCGAAGCAGAGTTGGCCGCCGAAGTCGCGGCTGCCGACATCGCGCCGGTGGGAGCGACATCCGCGGAGATCGGGCCGGCGGAGCCCTTCGACGTCGCAGCCCACGCGCCGCCGGAGCCCTTCGACGTCGCAGCCCACGCGCCGCCGGAGCCCTTCGACGTCGCAGC
- a CDS encoding DUF4321 domain-containing protein, whose product MAPRGQASKRPGFYAITLAIGFIVGGALTQAARTFLPAGAAKEFFTTGVTPSFGPVTLDLIILKFALGPVALDVSLLSLVGVLIAYLVARSLF is encoded by the coding sequence ATGGCGCCGCGAGGACAGGCGAGCAAGCGGCCCGGGTTCTACGCGATCACGCTCGCGATCGGGTTCATCGTGGGAGGCGCGCTGACGCAGGCCGCGCGCACATTTCTCCCGGCCGGCGCGGCGAAGGAATTCTTCACGACGGGCGTGACTCCGTCGTTCGGGCCGGTGACGCTCGACCTCATTATTCTGAAGTTCGCGCTCGGGCCGGTCGCGCTCGACGTGTCTCTGCTGAGTCTCGTCGGGGTGCTCATCGCGTACCTCGTGGCGCGCTCGCTTTTCTAG
- a CDS encoding peptidyl-prolyl cis-trans isomerase yields the protein MFRIFKELALLQGMRAATKWVWIFIAAAFVGGFLLMDTSGLIGRSAITPTTPVATVNGEDILATQWYALTQQLETEETQSSGRTLTLEERDRLADQAYEQLVGEVLLRQEYRRRGIKVTNEEIENAARYSPPPQLIQSPELQTEGQFDPAKYQRFLSSPLARQQGVLVQLENYYRSEIPKQKLFEQILSDVYVSDERLWTFWKDTHDSARVSFVAFRPDAVPDSRVTVTDAEIKAFYDEHKDGFERPARAIVSVMTIPRVITAEDSAAVRAKAVALKQEIESGARTFEDAARAESADTVSGSNGGDLGRGGRDRFVPDFERAAYALTPGRISDPVPTPFGYHLIKVDSRTGDTLSLRHILLRIEQRDEAAVLTDRRADSLARIAATADDPAKFEEASRTLRLPITRGAVIEGEPLTIGGEYVPSVGAWATSGAEQGDISDLFDWEDGYAIARLDSLVEGGVPKLDAVKDEVRARIAQQKKLDILLNDARTLATAAASMSLEQAAAARSLEVGQTETFTRTTPAQGLGRLNEAIGAAFGLPVGAVSAPVRTEDAVFVLRVDRRTQSDRAEFEARKATLKEQQLNAYRQQRLQEFIDNLRDVADIKDNRKNLARAQAQAANLPPLPFAP from the coding sequence TTGTTTCGCATCTTTAAGGAGCTTGCCTTGCTGCAGGGAATGCGCGCCGCCACAAAATGGGTCTGGATCTTCATCGCTGCTGCTTTTGTCGGCGGATTCCTGCTCATGGACACGTCGGGGCTGATAGGCAGATCGGCCATCACGCCCACTACGCCCGTCGCGACGGTCAACGGCGAAGACATCCTGGCCACCCAGTGGTACGCGCTCACGCAGCAGCTGGAGACTGAGGAGACCCAGAGCAGCGGCCGCACGCTCACCCTGGAAGAGCGGGACCGGCTGGCCGACCAGGCGTACGAGCAGCTCGTCGGTGAAGTCCTGCTCCGGCAGGAATACCGGCGGCGAGGGATCAAGGTCACGAACGAAGAGATCGAGAACGCCGCGCGCTACAGCCCGCCGCCGCAACTGATACAAAGCCCGGAGCTGCAGACCGAGGGGCAGTTCGATCCCGCCAAGTATCAACGGTTCCTCTCCAGTCCGCTGGCGCGGCAGCAGGGCGTGCTGGTCCAGCTCGAGAACTATTACCGCAGCGAGATCCCGAAGCAGAAGCTGTTCGAGCAGATCCTGAGCGACGTGTACGTCAGCGACGAGCGGCTGTGGACGTTCTGGAAGGACACACACGATTCGGCGCGGGTGAGCTTCGTCGCGTTCCGCCCAGACGCGGTGCCGGATTCGCGGGTCACCGTCACCGACGCCGAGATCAAGGCGTTCTACGACGAGCACAAGGACGGATTCGAGCGGCCCGCGCGGGCCATCGTTTCCGTCATGACGATTCCGCGAGTCATCACCGCTGAAGACAGCGCGGCCGTCCGCGCGAAGGCAGTCGCGCTCAAGCAGGAGATCGAGAGCGGCGCGCGCACTTTCGAGGACGCGGCCCGCGCCGAGTCGGCCGACACGGTTTCCGGCTCGAACGGCGGGGACCTCGGCCGCGGCGGCCGCGACCGGTTCGTCCCCGATTTCGAGCGGGCCGCGTACGCGCTGACGCCCGGCCGGATCTCCGACCCGGTGCCGACGCCGTTCGGCTACCACCTCATCAAGGTCGATTCACGCACCGGCGACACGCTGTCGCTCCGCCATATCCTGCTGCGCATCGAGCAGCGGGACGAGGCGGCGGTGCTCACCGATCGCCGCGCCGATTCCCTCGCTCGCATAGCGGCGACCGCGGACGATCCCGCGAAGTTCGAGGAAGCTTCCCGCACGTTGCGGCTTCCGATCACCCGCGGCGCGGTGATCGAAGGCGAGCCGCTGACCATCGGCGGCGAGTACGTTCCGAGCGTGGGCGCGTGGGCGACGAGCGGCGCCGAACAAGGCGACATCAGCGATCTGTTCGACTGGGAGGACGGCTACGCCATTGCGCGCCTCGATTCGCTGGTGGAGGGCGGCGTTCCGAAGCTCGACGCAGTCAAGGACGAGGTCCGCGCGCGGATCGCTCAGCAGAAGAAGCTGGACATCCTGCTGAACGACGCCCGGACGCTCGCGACAGCCGCGGCGTCCATGTCGCTCGAGCAGGCGGCCGCCGCGAGGAGCCTCGAGGTGGGCCAGACGGAGACGTTCACGCGTACGACTCCGGCCCAGGGGCTGGGCCGCTTGAACGAGGCGATCGGCGCCGCCTTCGGGCTGCCTGTCGGCGCGGTGAGCGCGCCGGTCCGCACGGAGGACGCGGTTTTCGTGCTGCGCGTCGACCGCCGCACGCAGTCCGACCGGGCCGAGTTCGAGGCCCGGAAGGCGACGCTCAAGGAGCAGCAGCTCAACGCCTACCGCCAGCAGCGGCTGCAGGAGTTCATCGACAATCTGCGCGACGTCGCCGACATCAAGGACAACCGCAAGAACCTCGCGCGCGCCCAGGCCCAGGCCGCCAACCTCCCGCCCCTCCCCTTCGCGCCCTAG
- a CDS encoding twin-arginine translocase TatA/TatE family subunit has protein sequence MPEILLIMLIVLLLFGAKRIPEIAGSMGKGIREFKKNINDATRDVQDGINDKPRLTEAELEARRASEAAKDSASNSEPRRLL, from the coding sequence ATGCCCGAAATTCTGTTGATCATGCTCATCGTCCTGCTGCTGTTCGGGGCGAAGAGAATTCCGGAGATCGCGGGCTCGATGGGGAAGGGGATCCGCGAGTTCAAGAAGAACATCAACGACGCCACGCGCGACGTTCAGGACGGGATCAACGACAAGCCGCGCCTGACCGAGGCCGAGCTCGAAGCACGCCGGGCCTCCGAGGCCGCCAAGGACTCAGCGTCCAACTCCGAGCCTAGGCGGCTGCTGTAA